One Ricinus communis isolate WT05 ecotype wild-type chromosome 2, ASM1957865v1, whole genome shotgun sequence DNA segment encodes these proteins:
- the LOC8282482 gene encoding disease resistance protein RPV1 isoform X2, translating to MPSTSSSNVPSKTSYDVFLSFRGADTRHNLISHLYAALSRKLVTTFIDDHGLDRGEEISPTLLKAIEESKISVIIFSENYASSKWCLDELVKIMECMKTMSRNVLPVFYHVDPSDVRKQTGSFGQAFGVVKEKFKGSMDRVQRWSTALTEAANLSGWDSNNYSISTDLVGIDSHIEQILPLLCIGSLDVRFIGIWGMGGIGKTTIAEAIFSRISDQFAGCCFLSNVREKSSKLGLIHLKRDMFSKLLGDEKLSIEMSHALPTFVVDRLRRKKVIVFLDDVNDSEQLEALAGNHGWFGPGSRVIVTGRDKEVLQCKVDEIYKVEGLNHNDALQLLSMKAFKEKQPPNDYAKLSEMVVSYAQGVPLALKVLGSHLYKRSQKEWETMLNKLKQFPDSNIQKILEISYDELDQMEKDIFLDIACFFKGCEKEKIEDILEGCGFAAEWGILRLTEKCLVTIQNNRLEMHDLIQEMGLHIAKRKGSRLWNSQDICHMLTTDMGKKKVEGIFLDMSKTGKIHLNHATFSRMPMLRLLKFYRTWPSPMNQDAVFIVKSAESNCLEDLSNRLSLLHWEEYPCKSLCSNFFMENLVELNMPRSNIEQLWNDNEGPPKLRRLDFSESVNLKRLPDLSSTTDLTSIELRGCESLLEIPSSVQKCKKLYSLHLDNCKELRSLPSLIQLESLSILSLAFCPNLKMLPDIPRGVKDLSLHDSGLEEWPSSLPSLDNLTFFSVSFCKNLRSLPSLLQWKSLRDIDLSGCSNLKVLPEILVCAETLRIGRRSGLEEWSPLIHSLNKLTYLPAKLQKPYKSSKKYSFKFP from the exons ATGCCTTCTACTTCATCTTCCAATGTTCCCTCTAAAACAAGCTACGATGTTTTCTTAAGTTTTAGAGGTGCTGACACACGCCATAACTTGATCAGTCATCTTTATGCTGCTTTGTCTCGAAAACTTGTCACAACATTCATTGATGACCATGGTCTTGACAGAGGAGAAGAGATCTCACCAACTCTCTTGAAAGCCATTGAAGAGTCCAAGATTTCAGTCATCATTTTCTCAGAAAACTATGCGTCCTCGAAGTGGTGCCTAGATGAGCTGGTCAAAATAATGGAGTGCATGAAGACGATGAGTCGAAATGTATTGCCAGTTTTCTATCATGTAGACCCTTCTGATGTTAGAAAGCAGACTGGAAGTTTCGGCCAAGCATTTGGTGTAGTTAAGGAGAAATTTAAGGGTAGCATGGACAGAGTACAAAGATGGAGCACTGCCTTGACTGAAGCAGCTAATCTGTCAGGATGGGATTCCAACAATTATAG CATTTCCACTGACTTGGTTGGGATTGATTCACATATTGAGCAAATTCTGCCATTGTTATGTATTGGGTCGTTAGATGTTCGATTCATTGGAATCTGGGGAATGGGTGGTATAGGAAAGACAACTATTGCTGAAGCTATATTTAGTAGAATATCTGATCAATTTGCTGGTTGCTGTTTTTTGAGCAATGTTAGGGAAAAGTCATCAAAGCTTGGGCTAATCCATCTTAAAAGAGATATGTTTTCCAAGCTTTTAGGGGATGAGAAATTGAGCATAGAAATGTCCCATGCACTTCCCACCTTTGTTGTAGACAGGCTCAGGAGGAAGAAAGttattgtttttcttgatGATGTGAATGATTCTGAACAATTAGAGGCTTTAGCTGGAAATCATGGTTGGTTTGGACCAGGAAGCAGAGTTATTGTGACAGGCAGAGATAAGGAAGTGCTTCAATGTAAAGTTGATGAAATATATAAGGTTGAAGGACTAAATCACAATGATGCTCTTCAACTATTGAGTATGAAAGCCTTCAAAGAAAAGCAGCCTCCAAATGATTATGCAAAGTTGTCAGAAATGGTGGTAAGCTATGCTCAAGGTGTTCCATTAGCTCTTAAAGTGTTGGGTTCCCATCTATACAAAAGGTCACAAAAAGAATGGGAAACCATGttgaataaactaaaacaatttcCTGATTCCAACATCCAGAAAATCTTAGAAATAAGTTATGATGAATTAGATCAGATGGAGAAGGATATATTTCTTGATATTGCATGTTTCTTTAAAGgatgtgaaaaagaaaagattgaaGATATATTAGAGGGTTGTGGTTTTGCTGCAGAATGGGGAATACTTCGCCTAACAGAAAAGTGTCTAGTAACTATACAGAACAACAGATTAGAAATGCACGATTTAATACAGGAAATGGGTCTGCACATTGCTAAACGGAAAGGCAGCAGATTATGGAATTCCCAAGACATTTGTCATATGTTGACGACTGATATG GGGAAGAAAAAAGTTGAAGGCATATTCTTGGACATGTCTAAAACTGGAAAGATTCACTTGAACCATGCAACCTTCTCAAGAATGCCTATGTTAAGATTGCTCAAATTTTACAGGACTTGGCCTTCTCCAATGAACCAagatgcagtttttatagttaAATCTGCTGAATCAAATTGTCTTGAAGATCTTTCTAACAGGCTGAGTTTACTCCACTGGGAAGAGTACCCTTGCAAATCTTTATGTTCTAATTTTTTCATGGAGAACCTTGTTGAGCTTAACATGCCAAGAAGCAATATTGAACAGCTTTGGAATGATAATGAG GGTCCACCAAAGTTGAGAAGGCTTGATTTTTCTGAATCTGTGAATCTAAAGAGACTCCCAGATCTATCTTCAACTACAGACCTGACGAGTATAGAATTGCGGGGCTGTGAAAGTCTGCTTGAGATTCCCTCATCAGTTCAGAAGTGCAAGAAGTTGTATAGTCTTCATCTAGATAACTGCAAGGAGCTGAGGAGTCTTCCAAGTCTCATCCAGTTGGAATCTCTCAGTATACTTTCTCTTGCTTTTTGCCCAAATCTGAAGATGCTTCCAGATATTCCAAGAGGTGTAAAAGATTTAAGTTTGCATGATTCTGGATTGGAAGAGTGGCCATCATCTTTGCCATCGTTGGACAATCTTACATTCTTTTCTGTGTCTTTTTGTAAAAACCTCAGAAGCCTACCTAGCCTCCTTCAATGGAAATCTCTCAGGGATATTGATCTTAGTGGTTGCTCTAATTTGAAGGTGCTTCCAGAGATTCTGGTATGCGCAGAAACATTAAGAATAGGAAGAAGGTCCGGCTTGGAAGAATGGTCACCATTAATTCACTCTCTCAACAAGCTCACATACTTGCCTGCAAAATTGCAAAAACCTTACAAGTCTTCCAAGAAGTATTCATTTAAATTCCCTTGA
- the LOC8282482 gene encoding disease resistance protein RPV1 isoform X1 has protein sequence MPSTSSSNVPSKTSYDVFLSFRGADTRHNLISHLYAALSRKLVTTFIDDHGLDRGEEISPTLLKAIEESKISVIIFSENYASSKWCLDELVKIMECMKTMSRNVLPVFYHVDPSDVRKQTGSFGQAFGVVKEKFKGSMDRVQRWSTALTEAANLSGWDSNNYRLESELIEGVIDEIIKKLYATFYSISTDLVGIDSHIEQILPLLCIGSLDVRFIGIWGMGGIGKTTIAEAIFSRISDQFAGCCFLSNVREKSSKLGLIHLKRDMFSKLLGDEKLSIEMSHALPTFVVDRLRRKKVIVFLDDVNDSEQLEALAGNHGWFGPGSRVIVTGRDKEVLQCKVDEIYKVEGLNHNDALQLLSMKAFKEKQPPNDYAKLSEMVVSYAQGVPLALKVLGSHLYKRSQKEWETMLNKLKQFPDSNIQKILEISYDELDQMEKDIFLDIACFFKGCEKEKIEDILEGCGFAAEWGILRLTEKCLVTIQNNRLEMHDLIQEMGLHIAKRKGSRLWNSQDICHMLTTDMGKKKVEGIFLDMSKTGKIHLNHATFSRMPMLRLLKFYRTWPSPMNQDAVFIVKSAESNCLEDLSNRLSLLHWEEYPCKSLCSNFFMENLVELNMPRSNIEQLWNDNEGPPKLRRLDFSESVNLKRLPDLSSTTDLTSIELRGCESLLEIPSSVQKCKKLYSLHLDNCKELRSLPSLIQLESLSILSLAFCPNLKMLPDIPRGVKDLSLHDSGLEEWPSSLPSLDNLTFFSVSFCKNLRSLPSLLQWKSLRDIDLSGCSNLKVLPEILVCAETLRIGRRSGLEEWSPLIHSLNKLTYLPAKLQKPYKSSKKYSFKFP, from the exons ATGCCTTCTACTTCATCTTCCAATGTTCCCTCTAAAACAAGCTACGATGTTTTCTTAAGTTTTAGAGGTGCTGACACACGCCATAACTTGATCAGTCATCTTTATGCTGCTTTGTCTCGAAAACTTGTCACAACATTCATTGATGACCATGGTCTTGACAGAGGAGAAGAGATCTCACCAACTCTCTTGAAAGCCATTGAAGAGTCCAAGATTTCAGTCATCATTTTCTCAGAAAACTATGCGTCCTCGAAGTGGTGCCTAGATGAGCTGGTCAAAATAATGGAGTGCATGAAGACGATGAGTCGAAATGTATTGCCAGTTTTCTATCATGTAGACCCTTCTGATGTTAGAAAGCAGACTGGAAGTTTCGGCCAAGCATTTGGTGTAGTTAAGGAGAAATTTAAGGGTAGCATGGACAGAGTACAAAGATGGAGCACTGCCTTGACTGAAGCAGCTAATCTGTCAGGATGGGATTCCAACAATTATAG GCTTGAATCTGAATTAATTGAGGGAGTTATTGACGAAATCATTAAGAAGTTGTATGCTACCTTTTACAGCATTTCCACTGACTTGGTTGGGATTGATTCACATATTGAGCAAATTCTGCCATTGTTATGTATTGGGTCGTTAGATGTTCGATTCATTGGAATCTGGGGAATGGGTGGTATAGGAAAGACAACTATTGCTGAAGCTATATTTAGTAGAATATCTGATCAATTTGCTGGTTGCTGTTTTTTGAGCAATGTTAGGGAAAAGTCATCAAAGCTTGGGCTAATCCATCTTAAAAGAGATATGTTTTCCAAGCTTTTAGGGGATGAGAAATTGAGCATAGAAATGTCCCATGCACTTCCCACCTTTGTTGTAGACAGGCTCAGGAGGAAGAAAGttattgtttttcttgatGATGTGAATGATTCTGAACAATTAGAGGCTTTAGCTGGAAATCATGGTTGGTTTGGACCAGGAAGCAGAGTTATTGTGACAGGCAGAGATAAGGAAGTGCTTCAATGTAAAGTTGATGAAATATATAAGGTTGAAGGACTAAATCACAATGATGCTCTTCAACTATTGAGTATGAAAGCCTTCAAAGAAAAGCAGCCTCCAAATGATTATGCAAAGTTGTCAGAAATGGTGGTAAGCTATGCTCAAGGTGTTCCATTAGCTCTTAAAGTGTTGGGTTCCCATCTATACAAAAGGTCACAAAAAGAATGGGAAACCATGttgaataaactaaaacaatttcCTGATTCCAACATCCAGAAAATCTTAGAAATAAGTTATGATGAATTAGATCAGATGGAGAAGGATATATTTCTTGATATTGCATGTTTCTTTAAAGgatgtgaaaaagaaaagattgaaGATATATTAGAGGGTTGTGGTTTTGCTGCAGAATGGGGAATACTTCGCCTAACAGAAAAGTGTCTAGTAACTATACAGAACAACAGATTAGAAATGCACGATTTAATACAGGAAATGGGTCTGCACATTGCTAAACGGAAAGGCAGCAGATTATGGAATTCCCAAGACATTTGTCATATGTTGACGACTGATATG GGGAAGAAAAAAGTTGAAGGCATATTCTTGGACATGTCTAAAACTGGAAAGATTCACTTGAACCATGCAACCTTCTCAAGAATGCCTATGTTAAGATTGCTCAAATTTTACAGGACTTGGCCTTCTCCAATGAACCAagatgcagtttttatagttaAATCTGCTGAATCAAATTGTCTTGAAGATCTTTCTAACAGGCTGAGTTTACTCCACTGGGAAGAGTACCCTTGCAAATCTTTATGTTCTAATTTTTTCATGGAGAACCTTGTTGAGCTTAACATGCCAAGAAGCAATATTGAACAGCTTTGGAATGATAATGAG GGTCCACCAAAGTTGAGAAGGCTTGATTTTTCTGAATCTGTGAATCTAAAGAGACTCCCAGATCTATCTTCAACTACAGACCTGACGAGTATAGAATTGCGGGGCTGTGAAAGTCTGCTTGAGATTCCCTCATCAGTTCAGAAGTGCAAGAAGTTGTATAGTCTTCATCTAGATAACTGCAAGGAGCTGAGGAGTCTTCCAAGTCTCATCCAGTTGGAATCTCTCAGTATACTTTCTCTTGCTTTTTGCCCAAATCTGAAGATGCTTCCAGATATTCCAAGAGGTGTAAAAGATTTAAGTTTGCATGATTCTGGATTGGAAGAGTGGCCATCATCTTTGCCATCGTTGGACAATCTTACATTCTTTTCTGTGTCTTTTTGTAAAAACCTCAGAAGCCTACCTAGCCTCCTTCAATGGAAATCTCTCAGGGATATTGATCTTAGTGGTTGCTCTAATTTGAAGGTGCTTCCAGAGATTCTGGTATGCGCAGAAACATTAAGAATAGGAAGAAGGTCCGGCTTGGAAGAATGGTCACCATTAATTCACTCTCTCAACAAGCTCACATACTTGCCTGCAAAATTGCAAAAACCTTACAAGTCTTCCAAGAAGTATTCATTTAAATTCCCTTGA
- the LOC8282482 gene encoding disease resistance protein RUN1 isoform X3 encodes MPSTSSSNVPSKTSYDVFLSFRGADTRHNLISHLYAALSRKLVTTFIDDHGLDRGEEISPTLLKAIEESKISVIIFSENYASSKWCLDELVKIMECMKTMSRNVLPVFYHVDPSDVRKQTGSFGQAFGVVKEKFKGSMDRVQRWSTALTEAANLSGWDSNNYREKSSKLGLIHLKRDMFSKLLGDEKLSIEMSHALPTFVVDRLRRKKVIVFLDDVNDSEQLEALAGNHGWFGPGSRVIVTGRDKEVLQCKVDEIYKVEGLNHNDALQLLSMKAFKEKQPPNDYAKLSEMVVSYAQGVPLALKVLGSHLYKRSQKEWETMLNKLKQFPDSNIQKILEISYDELDQMEKDIFLDIACFFKGCEKEKIEDILEGCGFAAEWGILRLTEKCLVTIQNNRLEMHDLIQEMGLHIAKRKGSRLWNSQDICHMLTTDMGKKKVEGIFLDMSKTGKIHLNHATFSRMPMLRLLKFYRTWPSPMNQDAVFIVKSAESNCLEDLSNRLSLLHWEEYPCKSLCSNFFMENLVELNMPRSNIEQLWNDNEGPPKLRRLDFSESVNLKRLPDLSSTTDLTSIELRGCESLLEIPSSVQKCKKLYSLHLDNCKELRSLPSLIQLESLSILSLAFCPNLKMLPDIPRGVKDLSLHDSGLEEWPSSLPSLDNLTFFSVSFCKNLRSLPSLLQWKSLRDIDLSGCSNLKVLPEILVCAETLRIGRRSGLEEWSPLIHSLNKLTYLPAKLQKPYKSSKKYSFKFP; translated from the exons ATGCCTTCTACTTCATCTTCCAATGTTCCCTCTAAAACAAGCTACGATGTTTTCTTAAGTTTTAGAGGTGCTGACACACGCCATAACTTGATCAGTCATCTTTATGCTGCTTTGTCTCGAAAACTTGTCACAACATTCATTGATGACCATGGTCTTGACAGAGGAGAAGAGATCTCACCAACTCTCTTGAAAGCCATTGAAGAGTCCAAGATTTCAGTCATCATTTTCTCAGAAAACTATGCGTCCTCGAAGTGGTGCCTAGATGAGCTGGTCAAAATAATGGAGTGCATGAAGACGATGAGTCGAAATGTATTGCCAGTTTTCTATCATGTAGACCCTTCTGATGTTAGAAAGCAGACTGGAAGTTTCGGCCAAGCATTTGGTGTAGTTAAGGAGAAATTTAAGGGTAGCATGGACAGAGTACAAAGATGGAGCACTGCCTTGACTGAAGCAGCTAATCTGTCAGGATGGGATTCCAACAATTATAG GGAAAAGTCATCAAAGCTTGGGCTAATCCATCTTAAAAGAGATATGTTTTCCAAGCTTTTAGGGGATGAGAAATTGAGCATAGAAATGTCCCATGCACTTCCCACCTTTGTTGTAGACAGGCTCAGGAGGAAGAAAGttattgtttttcttgatGATGTGAATGATTCTGAACAATTAGAGGCTTTAGCTGGAAATCATGGTTGGTTTGGACCAGGAAGCAGAGTTATTGTGACAGGCAGAGATAAGGAAGTGCTTCAATGTAAAGTTGATGAAATATATAAGGTTGAAGGACTAAATCACAATGATGCTCTTCAACTATTGAGTATGAAAGCCTTCAAAGAAAAGCAGCCTCCAAATGATTATGCAAAGTTGTCAGAAATGGTGGTAAGCTATGCTCAAGGTGTTCCATTAGCTCTTAAAGTGTTGGGTTCCCATCTATACAAAAGGTCACAAAAAGAATGGGAAACCATGttgaataaactaaaacaatttcCTGATTCCAACATCCAGAAAATCTTAGAAATAAGTTATGATGAATTAGATCAGATGGAGAAGGATATATTTCTTGATATTGCATGTTTCTTTAAAGgatgtgaaaaagaaaagattgaaGATATATTAGAGGGTTGTGGTTTTGCTGCAGAATGGGGAATACTTCGCCTAACAGAAAAGTGTCTAGTAACTATACAGAACAACAGATTAGAAATGCACGATTTAATACAGGAAATGGGTCTGCACATTGCTAAACGGAAAGGCAGCAGATTATGGAATTCCCAAGACATTTGTCATATGTTGACGACTGATATG GGGAAGAAAAAAGTTGAAGGCATATTCTTGGACATGTCTAAAACTGGAAAGATTCACTTGAACCATGCAACCTTCTCAAGAATGCCTATGTTAAGATTGCTCAAATTTTACAGGACTTGGCCTTCTCCAATGAACCAagatgcagtttttatagttaAATCTGCTGAATCAAATTGTCTTGAAGATCTTTCTAACAGGCTGAGTTTACTCCACTGGGAAGAGTACCCTTGCAAATCTTTATGTTCTAATTTTTTCATGGAGAACCTTGTTGAGCTTAACATGCCAAGAAGCAATATTGAACAGCTTTGGAATGATAATGAG GGTCCACCAAAGTTGAGAAGGCTTGATTTTTCTGAATCTGTGAATCTAAAGAGACTCCCAGATCTATCTTCAACTACAGACCTGACGAGTATAGAATTGCGGGGCTGTGAAAGTCTGCTTGAGATTCCCTCATCAGTTCAGAAGTGCAAGAAGTTGTATAGTCTTCATCTAGATAACTGCAAGGAGCTGAGGAGTCTTCCAAGTCTCATCCAGTTGGAATCTCTCAGTATACTTTCTCTTGCTTTTTGCCCAAATCTGAAGATGCTTCCAGATATTCCAAGAGGTGTAAAAGATTTAAGTTTGCATGATTCTGGATTGGAAGAGTGGCCATCATCTTTGCCATCGTTGGACAATCTTACATTCTTTTCTGTGTCTTTTTGTAAAAACCTCAGAAGCCTACCTAGCCTCCTTCAATGGAAATCTCTCAGGGATATTGATCTTAGTGGTTGCTCTAATTTGAAGGTGCTTCCAGAGATTCTGGTATGCGCAGAAACATTAAGAATAGGAAGAAGGTCCGGCTTGGAAGAATGGTCACCATTAATTCACTCTCTCAACAAGCTCACATACTTGCCTGCAAAATTGCAAAAACCTTACAAGTCTTCCAAGAAGTATTCATTTAAATTCCCTTGA